A portion of the Stella humosa genome contains these proteins:
- the tig gene encoding trigger factor: protein MNVVETASQGLKREFKVTVPAAELSGKVETRLTEIAKTANMPGFRPGKVPLPVLRRRYGQALLGEVLQETLESGVQQAMEERGLRPALQPKVEIQSFNEGADLEYTMAVEVLPQIAQPDFSVIELERLKAQVDEAEVDRALQRVADQHKRSVAVAEPRPVQAGDIAVIDFEGFVDGTAFAGGKAEDFHLEVGSGMFIPGFEDQIVGKEAGQPFDVEVTFPADYGNKQLAGKPARFAVTIKELKTPAPAQVDDELATQIGFPSLVELREAARQEMEKDFSAVTRARMKRELLDKLSANNDFEVPQGMVELEFEGIWSRVEEQRKAAAAPAQDGEAPAEGEAPAAAPAVEPDPDAGKDDETLKAEYRAIAERRVRLGLLLAEVGRLNNISVAQEEINRAISEEARRYPGQERRVIEFYEKNPQAVASLRAPLFEDKVVDHIVEQAKVSERAVPVEELLRDPDDQAADSPAAS, encoded by the coding sequence ATGAACGTTGTCGAGACTGCCAGCCAGGGCCTGAAGCGCGAATTCAAAGTGACCGTCCCGGCGGCGGAACTTAGCGGCAAGGTGGAGACTCGCCTGACCGAGATCGCCAAGACGGCCAACATGCCGGGCTTCCGCCCGGGCAAGGTGCCGCTGCCCGTCCTGCGGCGGCGCTACGGCCAGGCGCTTCTCGGCGAGGTCCTGCAGGAGACGCTGGAAAGCGGCGTCCAGCAGGCGATGGAAGAGCGCGGCCTGCGCCCCGCCCTGCAGCCCAAGGTCGAGATCCAGTCCTTCAACGAAGGCGCCGACCTGGAATACACGATGGCCGTCGAGGTGCTGCCGCAGATCGCGCAGCCCGACTTCAGCGTCATCGAGCTGGAGCGCCTGAAGGCGCAGGTCGACGAGGCCGAGGTCGATCGCGCCCTGCAGCGCGTCGCCGACCAGCACAAGCGCTCGGTCGCCGTGGCCGAGCCGCGTCCGGTGCAGGCGGGCGACATCGCCGTGATCGACTTCGAGGGCTTCGTCGACGGCACGGCGTTCGCCGGCGGCAAGGCCGAGGACTTCCACCTGGAAGTCGGCAGTGGCATGTTCATCCCGGGCTTCGAGGACCAGATCGTCGGCAAGGAAGCCGGCCAGCCGTTCGACGTCGAGGTCACCTTCCCGGCGGACTATGGCAACAAGCAGCTCGCCGGCAAGCCGGCGCGCTTCGCCGTCACTATCAAGGAACTGAAGACGCCGGCACCGGCCCAGGTCGACGACGAGCTGGCGACCCAGATCGGCTTCCCCTCGCTGGTCGAGCTGCGTGAGGCCGCCCGCCAGGAGATGGAGAAGGACTTCTCGGCCGTCACCCGCGCCCGCATGAAGCGCGAGCTGCTGGACAAGCTGTCGGCGAACAACGACTTCGAGGTGCCGCAGGGCATGGTCGAGCTTGAGTTCGAGGGCATCTGGAGCCGCGTCGAGGAGCAGCGCAAGGCCGCCGCCGCACCGGCGCAGGACGGTGAGGCGCCTGCCGAAGGCGAGGCGCCGGCTGCGGCACCCGCGGTCGAGCCCGATCCGGATGCCGGCAAGGACGACGAGACGCTGAAGGCCGAATACCGCGCCATTGCCGAGCGTCGCGTCCGCCTTGGCCTGCTCCTTGCGGAAGTGGGGCGGCTGAACAACATCAGTGTGGCCCAGGAAGAGATCAACCGGGCGATCTCCGAGGAGGCACGGCGCTATCCCGGCCAGGAGCGGCGGGTCATCGAGTTCTACGAGAAGAATCCCCAGGCGGTCGCCTCGCTCCGCGCGCCGCTGTTCGAGGACAAGGTCGTCGATCACATCGTCGAGCAGGCGAAGGTGAGCGAGCGCGCCGTCCCGGTGGAGGAACTGCTCCGCGATCCCGACGACCAGGCCGCCGACAGCCCCGCCGCCTCCTAG
- a CDS encoding alpha/beta hydrolase, with protein sequence MTTTVLAPEVGRSTLPFVDRLFPDRPLEVNFYRPAAHRPDGPVVVVQHGMMRNGDDYRDFWIDAAEKHAILIVAPTFSNQHFPQAEGYNNGLTVAADGTMRPRDQRIYGVPGRVLDALSQGGVATRPQVRLFGHSAGGQFVHRLLATEADHSRFAVAMAANSGWYTLPTLDRAFPEGMGGLGLGPDDLARWLAYPMTIFAGDQDNDPTEANLPSNPEAKAQGPTRYARAHFMYAFGQREAARLGLPFAWNLISVPGVGHDGAAMSRAAAGIWFEGRMPPAEVLKGTGPGAL encoded by the coding sequence ATGACGACCACCGTCCTCGCCCCCGAAGTCGGCCGCAGCACGCTGCCCTTCGTCGACCGCCTGTTCCCCGACCGGCCGCTCGAGGTGAACTTCTATCGTCCGGCGGCGCACCGGCCGGACGGCCCGGTGGTGGTGGTCCAGCACGGCATGATGCGCAACGGCGACGACTATCGCGATTTCTGGATCGATGCGGCGGAGAAGCACGCCATCCTGATCGTGGCGCCGACCTTCTCCAACCAGCATTTTCCGCAGGCGGAGGGCTACAACAACGGCCTGACGGTCGCGGCGGACGGCACCATGCGGCCGCGCGACCAGCGCATCTATGGCGTGCCCGGCCGGGTGCTGGACGCGCTCAGCCAGGGTGGGGTTGCCACCCGTCCCCAGGTCCGCCTGTTCGGCCATTCGGCCGGCGGGCAGTTCGTCCACCGCCTGCTGGCGACCGAGGCCGACCATTCGCGCTTCGCGGTGGCGATGGCCGCCAACTCCGGCTGGTACACCCTGCCGACCCTGGACCGCGCCTTCCCCGAGGGCATGGGCGGCCTTGGGCTCGGCCCGGACGATCTGGCCCGCTGGTTGGCCTATCCCATGACCATCTTCGCCGGCGACCAGGACAACGACCCGACCGAGGCCAACCTGCCGTCGAACCCGGAGGCCAAGGCCCAGGGGCCGACGCGCTACGCACGCGCCCATTTCATGTACGCGTTCGGCCAGCGCGAGGCCGCGCGCCTGGGCCTGCCATTCGCCTGGAATCTCATCAGCGTTCCGGGTGTCGGCCATGATGGTGCGGCGATGTCGCGGGCGGCGGCCGGCATCTGGTTCGAGGGCCGGATGCCCCCGGCCGAGGTTCTGAAGGGCACGGGGCCGGGGGCGCTCTAG
- a CDS encoding ABC transporter ATP-binding protein translates to MAQPLFELRGVTKHFRSKGTLAERLLRLAGSGRPPATLRAVDGVDLAVARGEVLGLVGESGCGKSTLARIATGILPPTAGTVVYDGRPTAGLTGRARLDYLLKVQMIFQDPYASLDPRMRVSRIIGEALSVHGLVAKADLAAAVDRAMGEVGLDRAYRDRYPHQFSGGQRQRIGIARALAVKPDFLVCDEPVSALDVSIQAQVVNLFMDLRARHGLTYLFVSHDLGLVRHISDRVAIMYLGRIVESGPAADIFAKPAHPYSAALIKAIPSARRRKRDFQPLQGELPSPLAPPGGCPFHPRCEHAMAVCREVRPAFVEIAPGRQAACHLHTPAESP, encoded by the coding sequence ATGGCCCAGCCCCTGTTCGAGCTGCGCGGCGTCACCAAGCATTTCCGCAGCAAGGGGACCCTGGCCGAGCGGTTGCTGCGTCTGGCCGGTAGCGGCCGGCCGCCCGCGACCCTGCGGGCCGTCGATGGCGTCGACCTCGCCGTCGCCCGTGGCGAGGTGCTGGGCCTGGTCGGCGAATCGGGCTGCGGCAAGTCGACCCTGGCGCGCATCGCCACCGGCATCCTGCCCCCGACCGCCGGGACCGTCGTCTATGACGGGCGGCCGACGGCCGGCCTGACGGGCAGGGCGCGGCTCGACTACCTGCTGAAGGTCCAGATGATCTTCCAGGATCCGTACGCCTCGCTCGACCCGCGGATGCGTGTGAGCCGCATCATCGGCGAGGCGCTCAGCGTGCACGGGCTGGTGGCGAAGGCCGATCTGGCGGCGGCCGTCGACCGGGCGATGGGCGAGGTCGGCCTCGACCGCGCCTATCGCGATCGCTACCCTCACCAGTTCTCGGGCGGCCAGCGCCAGCGCATCGGCATCGCCCGGGCTCTGGCGGTGAAGCCCGATTTCCTGGTCTGCGACGAGCCGGTGTCGGCGCTCGACGTGTCGATCCAGGCCCAGGTGGTCAATCTTTTCATGGACCTGCGGGCCAGGCACGGGCTGACCTATCTCTTCGTCAGCCACGACCTCGGCCTCGTGCGCCACATCAGCGACCGGGTGGCGATTATGTATCTCGGCCGCATCGTCGAGAGCGGCCCGGCGGCCGACATCTTCGCCAAGCCGGCCCATCCGTACAGTGCGGCCCTGATCAAGGCGATCCCGTCCGCCCGCCGCCGCAAGCGCGATTTCCAGCCCCTCCAGGGCGAACTGCCGTCGCCCCTGGCGCCGCCCGGCGGCTGCCCGTTCCACCCGCGCTGCGAACACGCCATGGCGGTCTGCCGCGAGGTCCGCCCGGCCTTCGTCGAGATCGCGCCCGGCCGCCAGGCGGCCTGCCATCTGCACACTCCAGCGGAGAGCCCATGA
- a CDS encoding ABC transporter ATP-binding protein yields MTEPLLAVRGLRTVFHAADGAWAAVDGVDFTIALGEVLGLVGESGSGKSVTGFSLVQLVDPPGEIVAGEVLFRGRDLCRATPETLRGLRGDRIAMIFQDPLMTLNPVLTIGEQMAEAILEHRPGDRPGAMRRAADALARVGISSPQTRLKQYPHEFSGGMRQRVAIATALLNEPDLIIADEPTTALDVTIQSQILFEVQKLSRETGTAVLWITHDLAVVAELADRVAVMYAGRIVEVGPVDDILDLPRHPYTLGLLNSSASMVEPGQKLHQIDGVAPRIDSRPSGCPFRPRCERALAVCAEVDPPPTGDAQRNFRCHNPVPMAEDRR; encoded by the coding sequence ATGACCGAGCCGTTGCTCGCCGTCCGTGGCTTGCGCACGGTGTTCCACGCTGCCGACGGCGCGTGGGCTGCGGTCGACGGCGTCGACTTCACCATCGCCCTCGGCGAGGTGCTGGGCCTGGTGGGCGAATCGGGGTCGGGCAAGTCGGTGACCGGCTTCTCGCTGGTCCAACTGGTCGACCCGCCGGGGGAGATCGTCGCGGGCGAGGTGCTGTTCCGGGGCCGCGACCTGTGCCGGGCCACGCCCGAGACGCTGCGGGGCCTGCGCGGCGACCGCATCGCCATGATCTTCCAGGACCCGCTGATGACCCTGAACCCGGTGCTGACCATCGGCGAGCAGATGGCCGAGGCGATCCTGGAGCACCGGCCCGGCGACCGACCGGGCGCCATGCGCCGCGCCGCCGACGCGCTGGCCCGGGTCGGCATTTCCTCGCCGCAGACGCGGCTCAAGCAATACCCGCACGAATTCTCGGGCGGGATGCGCCAGCGCGTGGCGATCGCCACGGCATTGCTGAACGAACCCGATCTCATCATCGCCGACGAGCCGACGACGGCGCTCGACGTCACCATCCAGAGCCAGATCCTGTTCGAGGTCCAGAAGCTGAGCCGCGAGACCGGCACGGCGGTCTTGTGGATCACCCACGACCTGGCCGTGGTGGCCGAGCTGGCCGACCGCGTGGCCGTCATGTATGCGGGCCGCATCGTCGAGGTCGGCCCGGTCGACGACATCCTCGACCTGCCGCGCCATCCCTATACGCTGGGCCTGCTGAACTCGTCCGCCTCGATGGTGGAGCCGGGCCAGAAGCTGCACCAGATCGACGGCGTGGCCCCGCGCATCGATTCGCGGCCGTCCGGCTGCCCGTTCCGACCGCGTTGCGAGCGCGCGCTCGCCGTCTGTGCCGAGGTCGACCCGCCGCCGACCGGCGATGCCCAGCGCAATTTCCGCTGCCACAACCCCGTGCCGATGGCAGAGGACCGACGCTGA
- a CDS encoding ABC transporter permease: protein MTASPPASTAAPPTAADTPLRRQVLRRLRRRPTPKGAGLLLGALVLLAVLAPVIAPQNPYDLAKLSVMDNRLAPGESGMTGITYWLGTDSQGRDMLSAILYGLRTSLMVGLSATSGALVIGITAGLVAAQFGGWVDAALMRVVDFMLGFPSILVALVLLASIGRGVDKVIFAIIIVQWAHYARLMRAAAMVERRKEYIEAAVNFGLPRRHIMLAHLLPNSIGSVLVVATISVAGAITLEATLSFLGVGVPVTQPSLGLLIANGFEFLLSGEYWIAVFPGIALVLLIMSLNVFGDRLRRSLNVRGQ from the coding sequence ATGACCGCGTCGCCCCCGGCCTCCACCGCGGCCCCGCCGACGGCGGCGGACACGCCGCTCCGCCGCCAGGTGCTGCGCCGCCTGCGCCGGCGTCCGACACCGAAGGGGGCCGGCCTGCTGCTGGGCGCGCTGGTGCTGCTGGCGGTGCTGGCGCCGGTGATCGCGCCGCAGAACCCCTACGATCTTGCCAAGCTCAGCGTCATGGACAACCGCCTGGCCCCCGGCGAGAGCGGCATGACCGGCATCACCTACTGGCTCGGTACCGATTCGCAGGGCCGCGACATGCTGAGCGCCATCCTCTACGGGCTGCGCACCAGCCTGATGGTCGGGCTGTCGGCCACATCGGGCGCGCTCGTCATCGGCATCACGGCAGGTTTGGTCGCGGCCCAGTTCGGCGGCTGGGTCGATGCAGCCCTGATGCGCGTGGTCGACTTCATGCTGGGCTTCCCCTCGATCCTGGTGGCGCTCGTCCTGCTCGCCTCGATCGGGCGCGGCGTCGACAAGGTGATCTTCGCCATCATCATCGTGCAGTGGGCCCACTACGCCCGGCTGATGCGGGCGGCCGCCATGGTGGAGCGGCGCAAGGAATACATCGAGGCGGCGGTCAATTTCGGCCTGCCGCGCCGCCACATCATGCTGGCCCACCTGCTGCCCAACTCGATCGGCTCGGTCCTGGTGGTGGCGACGATCAGCGTCGCCGGCGCCATCACCCTGGAGGCGACCTTGTCCTTCCTCGGCGTCGGCGTGCCGGTGACCCAGCCCTCGCTCGGCCTGCTCATCGCCAACGGCTTCGAGTTCCTGCTGTCGGGCGAATACTGGATCGCGGTCTTCCCGGGCATTGCGCTGGTGCTGCTGATCATGTCGCTCAACGTCTTCGGCGACCGTCTGCGCCGCAGCCTCAACGTGCGCGGCCAATGA
- a CDS encoding ABC transporter permease — MGAYVLQRLIQSILVLLAVSVVVFFAVYGIGDPIEVLVPPQVSAVEREAMIRRLGLDLPVWQQYLVFMGNALKGDLGRSFVHGVPAAGLILARLPATFELVLLAMTFALTLGIPLGLLAGLDPESRPARVIMAGTVLGYSLPNFWKGMMLILLFAVVLRWLPTAGRGDTVSVLGVQTSLLTLDGLRHLVLPALNLAIPNLALIIRLVAAGTTETMTQDYVKYARAKGVRRRRIVGRHVLRNILIPVVTVVGIEFGSLVAFSTITETVFAWPGMGKLLIDSIYQLDRPVVVAYVMLATLLFVAVNLLVDILYAALDPRVKLTGELA; from the coding sequence ATGGGCGCCTATGTCCTGCAGCGGCTGATCCAGAGCATCCTGGTGCTGCTGGCGGTCTCGGTCGTGGTCTTCTTTGCCGTCTACGGCATCGGCGACCCGATCGAGGTGCTGGTGCCGCCGCAGGTCAGCGCCGTCGAGCGGGAGGCGATGATCCGCCGGCTCGGCCTCGACCTGCCGGTTTGGCAGCAATACCTGGTCTTCATGGGCAACGCCCTGAAGGGCGACCTCGGCCGCTCCTTCGTGCATGGGGTCCCGGCGGCGGGCCTGATCCTGGCGCGCCTGCCGGCCACCTTCGAGCTGGTGCTGCTGGCGATGACCTTCGCGCTGACGCTGGGCATCCCGCTCGGCCTGCTGGCCGGGCTCGACCCGGAGAGCCGGCCGGCCCGGGTGATCATGGCGGGCACGGTGCTGGGCTATTCGCTGCCCAATTTCTGGAAGGGGATGATGCTGATCCTCCTCTTCGCCGTCGTGCTGCGCTGGCTGCCGACCGCCGGGCGCGGCGACACGGTCTCGGTGCTGGGGGTGCAGACCAGCCTGCTGACGCTGGACGGGCTGCGGCACCTGGTCCTGCCGGCGCTCAACCTCGCGATCCCCAACCTGGCGCTGATCATCCGCCTGGTCGCGGCCGGCACGACCGAGACGATGACCCAGGACTATGTGAAATACGCCCGCGCCAAGGGCGTGCGCCGCCGCCGCATCGTCGGCCGGCACGTGCTGCGCAACATCCTGATCCCCGTCGTCACCGTGGTCGGGATCGAATTCGGCAGCCTCGTCGCCTTCTCGACCATCACCGAGACGGTGTTCGCCTGGCCCGGCATGGGCAAGCTGCTGATCGACAGCATCTACCAGCTCGACCGGCCGGTCGTGGTCGCCTACGTCATGCTGGCAACGCTGTTGTTCGTCGCCGTCAACCTGCTGGTCGACATCCTCTATGCCGCGCTGGACCCGCGCGTGAAGCTGACGGGGGAACTGGCATGA
- a CDS encoding ABC transporter substrate-binding protein has product MSMHSRVLVASVAGACLLAGPAWSQNLRIALASEPTAVDPHYHDLTPNNALAAHIYEGLLRQDEMQKLHPALATSFENDGANRWTFKLRPGVTFSNGKPFTSEDVLFTFCRTLKNETAIAGSFADTTANFASVEAPDAGTVVITTKTPEPLLATHLSGLMILSASIVEHGPIAFDVAKGCGVTSPWPGVANFNDGTAAIGTGPYKLKSYVRGSAIELERNERHWGAAEPWANVRYVPVTNAGPRLAGLLAGDYDLIENPAARDLGRIRNDARFGHVVTPSTRVIYFQLDVARDNSPFVKSDKGGNPMKDPRVRQAMSLAIDRDAIVKRIMDGAATPAYQFLPTGMFGTLPNPPVLRYDPAQAKKLLAEAGYPNGFQVTLSATNDRYINDSQITQAVAQYLTQVGIKAEVDTMTRAIYFSRRAKKEFSFAMGGWGSGTGEAASFLRQWPATPDEAKTVGGSNYGGYSNPDFDRLIRSAISTLDDGKRAGLLQQAMAKALEDGAFIPLHFESSIWGYKAGLTMTGRSDQQTLAMSIRPAAR; this is encoded by the coding sequence ATGTCGATGCACAGCCGCGTGTTGGTCGCAAGCGTTGCCGGGGCCTGCCTTCTGGCCGGTCCGGCCTGGTCGCAGAACCTGCGCATCGCGCTCGCCTCCGAGCCGACGGCGGTCGACCCGCACTATCACGACCTGACGCCGAACAACGCGCTCGCCGCCCACATCTACGAAGGCCTGCTGCGCCAGGACGAGATGCAGAAGCTGCACCCGGCGCTGGCGACCTCGTTCGAGAACGACGGCGCCAACCGCTGGACCTTCAAGCTGCGGCCGGGCGTGACCTTCTCGAACGGCAAGCCCTTCACGTCCGAGGACGTGCTCTTCACCTTCTGCCGCACGCTGAAGAACGAGACCGCGATCGCCGGGTCGTTCGCCGATACCACGGCCAACTTCGCCTCGGTCGAGGCGCCCGACGCCGGCACCGTCGTCATCACCACCAAGACGCCGGAGCCGCTGCTGGCCACCCACCTGTCCGGCCTGATGATCCTCAGCGCGTCCATCGTCGAGCATGGACCGATCGCGTTCGACGTCGCCAAGGGCTGCGGCGTCACCAGCCCCTGGCCCGGCGTCGCCAACTTCAACGACGGCACGGCTGCCATCGGCACCGGCCCCTACAAGCTGAAGAGCTACGTCCGCGGCTCGGCCATCGAGCTGGAGCGCAACGAGCGCCACTGGGGCGCGGCAGAGCCCTGGGCCAATGTCCGCTACGTGCCCGTCACCAATGCCGGCCCGCGCCTGGCCGGGCTGCTGGCCGGCGACTACGACCTGATCGAGAACCCGGCCGCGCGCGATCTGGGCCGCATCCGCAATGATGCGCGCTTCGGCCATGTCGTGACGCCGTCCACCCGCGTCATCTACTTCCAGCTCGACGTGGCGCGCGACAACAGCCCCTTCGTCAAGTCGGACAAGGGCGGCAACCCGATGAAGGACCCGCGGGTCCGCCAGGCGATGTCGCTGGCGATCGACCGCGATGCCATCGTGAAGCGGATCATGGACGGGGCTGCCACCCCGGCCTACCAGTTCCTGCCGACCGGCATGTTCGGGACCCTGCCGAACCCGCCCGTGCTGCGCTACGACCCGGCCCAGGCGAAGAAGCTGCTGGCCGAGGCGGGATACCCCAACGGCTTCCAGGTGACGCTGTCGGCGACCAACGACCGCTACATCAACGACAGCCAGATCACCCAGGCGGTCGCCCAGTACCTGACCCAGGTCGGTATCAAGGCCGAGGTCGATACGATGACGCGCGCCATCTACTTCTCGCGCCGCGCCAAGAAGGAATTCAGCTTCGCAATGGGCGGCTGGGGGTCTGGCACCGGCGAGGCGGCATCCTTCCTGCGGCAGTGGCCGGCGACGCCGGACGAAGCCAAGACGGTCGGCGGCTCGAACTATGGCGGCTACTCGAATCCCGACTTCGACCGGCTGATCCGCAGCGCCATCTCCACCCTGGACGACGGCAAGCGGGCGGGGCTCCTGCAGCAGGCGATGGCCAAGGCGCTGGAGGACGGGGCCTTCATCCCGCTGCACTTCGAAAGCTCGATCTGGGGCTACAAGGCCGGGCTGACGATGACCGGCCGCTCCGACCAGCAGACGCTGGCCATGTCGATCCGGCCAGCCGCGCGCTGA
- a CDS encoding MurR/RpiR family transcriptional regulator, protein MSQPLRPTTDLANRIAGAYPSLSAGHRKAADFVLQNPLDTATMTIEGFGAQSGTSTATVTRFVRVLGFAGYGEFRAALSAALKLAMAPVDGFADARAAAGSTFATLAGALRDQAANFDEAISQLDEAVVLRAVATLLGARRIFLLGSGASHHVASFLEDGFALYLDADVIFAASRGGPERAIRHMLSAGPEDLVVAVSIPRYSRTTVDLCHFARKRGVPVLALTDAATSPLARIADMTLYAPARNRLLPNSPTAAFALADGLVTTIAKERPDAVETLKGLSEGLLWTFHH, encoded by the coding sequence ATGTCCCAGCCCTTGCGCCCGACGACAGACTTGGCCAACCGGATCGCCGGGGCCTATCCGTCGCTCAGCGCCGGGCACCGCAAGGCGGCCGACTTCGTGCTGCAGAACCCGCTCGACACCGCGACCATGACGATCGAGGGTTTCGGCGCGCAGAGCGGCACCTCGACCGCCACGGTAACCCGCTTCGTGCGGGTGCTGGGCTTTGCCGGTTATGGCGAGTTCCGCGCCGCCCTGTCCGCCGCACTCAAGCTGGCGATGGCCCCGGTCGACGGCTTCGCCGATGCCCGTGCCGCCGCCGGCTCGACCTTCGCCACTCTGGCCGGCGCGCTGCGGGACCAGGCGGCCAACTTCGATGAGGCGATCTCCCAGCTCGACGAGGCCGTCGTGTTGCGCGCGGTCGCCACGCTGCTGGGCGCCCGCCGCATCTTCCTGCTGGGATCGGGCGCCAGCCACCACGTCGCCTCCTTCCTGGAGGACGGCTTCGCGCTCTACCTGGATGCGGACGTGATCTTCGCCGCCTCGCGCGGCGGGCCGGAGCGGGCGATCCGCCACATGCTGTCGGCCGGCCCCGAGGACCTCGTGGTCGCGGTCTCGATCCCGCGCTACTCCCGCACCACGGTCGACCTCTGCCATTTCGCGCGCAAGCGCGGCGTGCCGGTGCTCGCACTCACCGACGCCGCCACCTCGCCGCTCGCCCGCATCGCCGACATGACGCTCTACGCGCCCGCCCGCAACCGCCTGCTACCCAACTCGCCGACGGCGGCCTTCGCGCTGGCCGACGGGCTGGTCACCACGATCGCCAAGGAACGGCCCGACGCGGTCGAGACCCTGAAGGGGCTGAGCGAAGGGCTATTGTGGACGTTCCATCACTGA